One genomic window of Hymenobacter sp. J193 includes the following:
- a CDS encoding polyprenyl synthetase family protein, which translates to MDLSYFTDKLSAGLADLRYGDQPTSLYEPIRYIMGLGGKRIRPLLTLLGAHLFTDDLGPIVKPALATEVFHNFTLLHDDLMDQAPLRRGQATVHESWNPNVAILSGDVMLVRAYELLFDIQPELLAHVLRRFSQTAAEVCEGQQWDMNFETESEVSIAQYLDMIRLKTAVLLGFALELGALLGGASREDADHLRQFGVGIGLAFQLRDDLLDVYGDAATFGKRVGGDIVSDKKTYLLLTAQAQASEAQRAVLAHHIGQPVPDADAKVQAVRAVYDELEIRPQTEQLINDYFLDALQHLERVTAPEMRKKPLHQLALQLLERES; encoded by the coding sequence GTGGACCTGTCTTACTTCACCGATAAACTTTCTGCCGGCCTCGCCGACCTGCGCTACGGCGACCAGCCCACCAGCCTCTACGAGCCCATCCGCTACATCATGGGCCTGGGTGGCAAGCGCATCCGACCCCTGCTCACGCTACTTGGCGCCCACCTCTTCACCGATGACCTGGGGCCTATAGTAAAGCCCGCGCTGGCTACTGAGGTCTTCCACAACTTCACCTTGCTCCACGACGACCTGATGGACCAGGCGCCCCTGCGCCGGGGGCAGGCTACCGTGCACGAGAGCTGGAACCCCAACGTGGCCATTCTGAGCGGCGACGTGATGCTGGTGCGGGCCTATGAGCTGCTGTTCGACATCCAACCCGAGCTGCTGGCTCACGTGCTGCGCCGCTTCTCGCAAACGGCCGCCGAGGTGTGCGAAGGCCAGCAGTGGGACATGAACTTCGAAACGGAAAGCGAGGTTAGCATAGCGCAGTACCTCGACATGATTCGCCTAAAGACGGCCGTGCTGCTGGGCTTTGCCCTGGAGCTGGGCGCTTTGCTGGGCGGTGCTTCCCGCGAGGATGCTGACCACCTGCGCCAGTTCGGGGTAGGCATCGGCCTAGCCTTCCAGCTGCGCGACGACCTGCTCGACGTGTACGGCGACGCGGCCACTTTCGGCAAGCGCGTGGGCGGTGACATTGTAAGTGATAAGAAGACCTATCTGCTGCTCACAGCCCAGGCCCAGGCCAGCGAAGCCCAGCGCGCCGTACTGGCCCACCACATCGGTCAGCCCGTGCCGGATGCCGATGCCAAAGTGCAGGCCGTGCGGGCCGTGTACGATGAGCTCGAAATACGCCCGCAGACGGAGCAACTCATCAATGACTACTTCCTGGACGCCTTGCAGCACCTGGAGCGCGTGACGGCCCCCGAAATGCGTAAAAAACCACTGCACCAACTGGCCTTGCAGCTACTAGAGCGGGAAAGCTAA
- a CDS encoding energy transducer TonB — protein sequence MLTRLLFSISLLLFTAQTTYAQESYNRWEASKPKPVVPLPRKPPVPAPPAAPAPSDSTVLTTGDYYILEVMPIFPGGQEAMFNYIKKNLKRPPGPKQRGEVMVQFTVSSSGVVTGASVLPGQGLNPAYDAAAVEIITRLPKFRPGTRHNKAVDMILTTPVHFK from the coding sequence ATGCTTACCAGACTACTCTTCAGTATCAGCCTGCTGCTATTCACGGCTCAGACCACCTATGCCCAGGAGTCTTATAACCGCTGGGAAGCTAGCAAGCCGAAGCCAGTAGTCCCCTTGCCCCGCAAGCCCCCCGTTCCGGCTCCCCCAGCAGCTCCCGCGCCCTCCGATTCGACGGTGCTCACCACGGGTGATTATTATATTCTGGAGGTGATGCCTATTTTCCCAGGTGGTCAGGAAGCCATGTTCAACTACATTAAAAAGAACCTAAAGCGCCCACCTGGTCCCAAGCAACGCGGAGAGGTTATGGTGCAGTTTACGGTATCGTCGTCAGGTGTAGTGACTGGGGCCAGCGTGTTACCAGGCCAGGGACTGAACCCGGCTTATGATGCGGCAGCCGTGGAAATCATAACCCGTCTGCCCAAGTTCAGGCCTGGTACTCGCCACAACAAGGCAGTCGATATGATTCTAACCACTCCGGTACATTTCAAATAA